A genome region from Etheostoma cragini isolate CJK2018 chromosome 4, CSU_Ecrag_1.0, whole genome shotgun sequence includes the following:
- the LOC117943930 gene encoding U6 snRNA-associated Sm-like protein LSm3, with product MADEVEQQPSTNTVEEPLDLIRLSLDERIYVKMRNDRELRGRLHAYDQHLNMILGDVEETVTTVEIDEETYEELYKSTKRNIPMLFVRGDGVVLVAPPLRVG from the exons ATGGCGGACGAAGTTGAGCAG CAACCGAGTACCAACACGGTTGAGGAGCCACTCGATTTGATCCGACTCAGTCTAGATGAGAGGATCTACGTCAAGATGAGGAATGACCGGGAGCTCCGTGGCCGACTGCAT GCCTACGATCAGCACCTGAACATGATCCTGGGTGACGTGGAGGAGACGGTGACGACGGTGGAGATCGATGAGGAGACTTACGAGGAACTATACAAG tcAACCAAGAGGAACATCCCCATGCTGTTTGTCAGAGGAGATGGCGTGGTCCTCGTAGCTCCGCCCCTCCGGGTGGGCTAA